A stretch of the Fusobacterium varium genome encodes the following:
- a CDS encoding putative exonuclease, whose protein sequence is MKILYLDTETTGTTANSAVIQFAGIIEIDGEVKKEFNIRCKPHKNADISEKALEVTGMTLDIINSYQEPKKAFEEIESIFEKYCDRFDRNDKFILVGQNIKFDFQKLYEFYVRLGNKYLGSWINFKLMFDTLAVIQALQFVDRLPILENNKLITWCNHFDIKLENAHDALADIRATRELTKILIKMLER, encoded by the coding sequence ATGAAAATACTATATTTAGACACAGAAACAACTGGAACTACTGCCAATTCGGCAGTAATCCAGTTCGCAGGAATTATAGAAATTGATGGAGAAGTAAAAAAAGAATTTAATATTAGATGTAAACCACATAAAAACGCTGATATAAGCGAAAAAGCTTTAGAAGTAACAGGAATGACATTGGATATTATAAATAGCTATCAAGAGCCTAAAAAAGCATTTGAGGAAATCGAAAGCATATTTGAAAAATACTGTGATAGATTTGATAGAAATGACAAATTTATCCTTGTGGGTCAAAATATAAAATTTGACTTCCAAAAACTTTATGAGTTCTATGTAAGACTTGGTAATAAATATCTAGGAAGTTGGATTAACTTCAAATTGATGTTTGACACTCTAGCAGTGATACAGGCCCTACAATTTGTTGATAGATTACCTATATTAGAAAATAATAAGCTGATAACATGGTGTAATCATTTTGATATAAAACTGGAGAATGCTCATGATGCATTAGCAGATATAAGAGCTACTAGGGAACTTACAAAAATCTTAATAAAGATGTTGGAGAGATAA